One genomic segment of Occultella kanbiaonis includes these proteins:
- a CDS encoding family 78 glycoside hydrolase catalytic domain, with product MTAARPVALDAEAPRGTSFVATPTPRLSWRTETDASAWTQRSAELEFTSARGSSTATVDSGDSVLVPWPFEALTPGQDGEVRVRVTGADGATSDWSEPLTVRAGFLAPGTWRAQPIGLTEPTKPAEPGLVRTEFELPAPVRRATLFATATGAYQVAINGSDVDDQVLKPGWTPYQYRLIHETTDVTTLLAEGANAVGIRFAGAWATERYGFRDRAHRVYAEQPSVALQLIVEHTDGTTTELVTDGTWRAGHGPITASGIYAGESHDARLAQPGWSAAGFDDGGWSPARTDEPTIVPEPRTSPPVRRIEEVAVAEVITTPSGRTLLDFGQNLVGRLRITVDGPEGRIITLRHAEVLEHGELGVRPLRAAAATDTYTLAGTGEQTWEPEFSFHGFRYAEVAGWPGDLDPASVVAVVIHSDMERTGWFTSSHDLVNRLHENVVWGQRGNFLYLPTDCPQRDERLGWTGDIQVFAPTASFLFDSRTFLSSWLADLALEQRAADGVVPFIVPNVLGPVRPAAAWGDAATVVPSVLLERFSDRGTLEAQYESMTAWTDHLLDLAGERHLWEGRFQFGDWLDPTAPPESPADAKAHPDIVASAYVFRSADLVARAAAVLGRDADAQRYRDRAEQVRAAFLAEYVTPAGRMMSDAQTAYALAIVFDIAPATQHDALGRRLAELVRESGYRIGTGFVGTPIIQDALTRTGHLDVATRLLTQTECPSWLYPVTMGATTIWERWDSTLPDGSINPGQMTSFNHYALGAIADWLHRTVAGLAPSEPGYRTLLIQPRPLPGFTHARAEHRTPYGTAAVGWRRDGDTVTVTATVPPNTQARVVLPGTGEELTVSSGDHEWSVPMPVAAATPGPVDLDTSLAAVIDDEQAYATLLRVLGEHSADAAEEVRAHTTWVPGRTLRERLDHAAGPDATDRLAEAFAELSAGRGH from the coding sequence ATGACCGCAGCACGCCCGGTGGCGCTCGACGCCGAGGCCCCCCGCGGCACGTCCTTCGTCGCCACGCCGACGCCCCGGCTGAGCTGGCGGACCGAGACCGACGCGAGCGCCTGGACGCAGCGGTCGGCCGAGCTCGAGTTCACCTCGGCCCGCGGGTCCAGCACCGCCACCGTCGACTCGGGCGACTCCGTCCTGGTGCCATGGCCCTTCGAGGCGCTCACGCCCGGCCAGGACGGCGAGGTCCGGGTGCGCGTCACCGGCGCCGACGGCGCCACCTCCGACTGGAGCGAACCCCTCACCGTGCGGGCCGGCTTCCTGGCGCCGGGCACGTGGCGCGCCCAGCCGATCGGGCTCACCGAGCCCACCAAACCGGCCGAGCCCGGCCTGGTCCGGACCGAGTTCGAGCTGCCCGCCCCGGTCCGCCGCGCCACCCTGTTCGCGACCGCGACCGGCGCCTACCAGGTCGCCATCAACGGCAGCGACGTCGACGACCAGGTGCTCAAGCCCGGTTGGACGCCGTACCAGTACCGGCTCATCCACGAGACCACCGACGTGACCACGCTGCTCGCCGAGGGCGCCAACGCCGTCGGGATCCGCTTCGCCGGCGCCTGGGCCACCGAACGGTACGGCTTCCGCGACCGCGCCCACCGCGTCTACGCCGAGCAGCCGTCCGTCGCGCTCCAGTTGATCGTCGAGCACACCGACGGCACCACCACCGAACTCGTCACCGACGGCACCTGGCGGGCCGGCCACGGGCCGATCACCGCGAGCGGGATCTACGCGGGCGAGTCCCACGACGCCCGGCTCGCCCAGCCCGGCTGGTCCGCCGCAGGCTTCGACGACGGCGGGTGGTCGCCGGCGCGCACGGACGAACCGACGATCGTCCCCGAGCCGCGCACGTCCCCGCCGGTCCGGCGGATCGAGGAGGTGGCCGTCGCCGAGGTGATCACCACCCCGTCCGGGCGCACCCTCCTGGACTTCGGGCAGAACCTGGTCGGGCGGCTGCGGATCACCGTCGACGGCCCGGAGGGGCGCATCATCACGCTGCGGCACGCGGAGGTACTCGAGCACGGTGAGCTCGGGGTGCGGCCGCTGCGCGCCGCCGCGGCCACGGACACCTACACGCTCGCCGGAACCGGCGAGCAGACCTGGGAGCCGGAGTTCAGTTTCCACGGGTTCCGGTACGCCGAGGTGGCCGGCTGGCCCGGTGACCTCGATCCGGCGTCCGTGGTGGCCGTGGTGATCCACAGCGACATGGAGCGCACCGGCTGGTTCACGAGCTCGCACGACCTGGTGAACCGGCTGCACGAGAACGTCGTCTGGGGCCAGCGCGGCAACTTCCTCTACCTGCCCACCGACTGCCCCCAGCGGGACGAGCGGCTCGGCTGGACCGGTGACATCCAGGTGTTCGCGCCGACGGCGAGCTTCCTGTTCGACTCCCGGACGTTCCTGTCCTCGTGGCTCGCCGACCTCGCCCTCGAACAGCGCGCCGCCGACGGCGTGGTGCCGTTCATCGTGCCGAACGTGCTCGGGCCGGTCCGGCCGGCCGCGGCCTGGGGCGATGCCGCCACGGTGGTGCCCTCGGTGCTGCTGGAGCGGTTCTCCGACCGCGGCACCCTCGAGGCGCAGTACGAGTCGATGACGGCGTGGACCGACCACCTCCTCGACCTCGCCGGCGAGCGGCACCTGTGGGAGGGCCGGTTCCAGTTCGGGGACTGGCTGGACCCGACGGCGCCGCCCGAGAGCCCGGCCGACGCGAAGGCCCATCCGGACATCGTGGCCAGCGCCTACGTGTTCCGCTCCGCCGATCTCGTGGCGCGCGCGGCCGCCGTCCTCGGGCGCGACGCGGACGCACAGCGCTACCGCGACCGGGCCGAGCAGGTCCGGGCCGCGTTCCTGGCCGAGTACGTGACGCCGGCCGGGCGGATGATGTCCGACGCGCAGACCGCGTACGCGCTGGCCATCGTGTTCGACATCGCCCCGGCCACCCAGCACGACGCGCTGGGGCGGCGCCTGGCCGAACTGGTCCGCGAGAGCGGCTACCGGATCGGCACCGGGTTCGTCGGCACGCCGATCATTCAGGACGCGCTGACCCGGACCGGCCACCTGGACGTGGCCACCCGGCTGCTCACCCAGACCGAGTGCCCGTCCTGGCTGTACCCGGTCACGATGGGCGCCACGACGATCTGGGAGCGCTGGGACAGCACCCTCCCCGACGGGTCCATCAACCCCGGCCAGATGACGTCGTTCAACCACTACGCCCTGGGCGCCATCGCCGACTGGCTGCACCGCACCGTCGCCGGCCTCGCCCCGTCCGAGCCGGGCTACCGCACCCTGCTCATCCAACCCCGGCCACTGCCCGGCTTCACCCACGCCCGGGCCGAGCACCGCACGCCGTACGGAACGGCCGCCGTCGGCTGGCGTCGCGACGGCGACACGGTGACCGTCACGGCCACGGTGCCACCGAACACCCAGGCCCGGGTCGTCCTGCCCGGCACCGGCGAGGAACTGACGGTCTCCTCCGGCGACCACGAGTGGTCCGTGCCGATGCCGGTCGCCGCCGCGACCCCCGGCCCGGTGGACCTGGACACCAGCCTCGCGGCCGTGATCGACGACGAGCAGGCGTACGCGACCCTGCTCCGGGTGCTCGGCGAGCACAGCGCCGACGCCGCCGAGGAGGTCCGCGCGCACACCACCTGGGTGCCCGGGCGGACCCTGCGCGAGCGGCTCGATCATGCGGCCGGCCCGGACGCCACGGACCGGCTGGCCGAGGCCTTCGCCGAGCTGAGCGCCGGGCGCGGCCACTAG
- a CDS encoding nucleotidyltransferase domain-containing protein, with product MEHHEAALARYVSDACAQEATLAVVLVGSVARGTERPDSDLDVYLVVDDAAWDVAARANRLAWSERHDEDYPGGYVDVKLASPRYLDAAADRADDPTRASFAGARVLFSAVPGLEESITALAALPEQEWDRRVDAHLAQARLHGRYFLGQAHASGDEFLRRHAALHLALAAARCALAANRTLLRGPKYVTDTLRTLPDLPSGFMTLWQRVLTQADPADAAALIGLLEGWLPRVLPAEETLSTFIRDNELPWLTGALPAEYY from the coding sequence GTGGAGCACCACGAGGCGGCACTTGCGCGGTACGTCAGCGACGCCTGCGCGCAGGAGGCGACCCTCGCCGTCGTCCTCGTCGGTTCCGTCGCCCGCGGCACCGAACGGCCAGACAGCGACCTCGACGTCTACCTCGTGGTCGACGACGCCGCCTGGGACGTCGCCGCGCGGGCGAACCGGCTCGCCTGGAGCGAGCGTCACGACGAGGACTACCCGGGCGGCTACGTGGACGTGAAGCTCGCCAGCCCGCGCTACCTCGACGCCGCGGCGGACCGCGCCGACGATCCCACCCGCGCCTCGTTCGCCGGCGCCCGGGTGCTGTTCAGCGCCGTACCCGGGCTCGAGGAGTCGATCACGGCACTCGCCGCACTGCCGGAACAGGAGTGGGACCGGCGCGTGGACGCCCACCTCGCCCAGGCCCGGCTGCACGGTCGCTACTTCCTCGGGCAGGCACACGCGTCCGGTGACGAGTTCCTGCGCCGGCATGCCGCCCTGCACCTGGCGCTGGCCGCGGCCCGGTGCGCGCTCGCCGCCAACCGCACCCTGCTCCGGGGCCCCAAGTACGTCACCGACACCCTCCGGACCCTGCCGGACCTGCCCAGCGGGTTCATGACGCTCTGGCAGCGGGTCCTCACGCAGGCGGACCCCGCCGACGCCGCGGCGCTGATCGGGCTGCTCGAGGGATGGCTGCCACGGGTCCTGCCCGCGGAGGAGACCCTCTCGACCTTCATCCGGGACAACGAGCTTCCGTGGCTCACGGGCGCGCTGCCGGCCGAGTACTACTGA
- a CDS encoding ABC transporter substrate-binding protein, which produces MSMRQGARKGSVVLGAAALVAAMAACSSGGGSGGDQVEITFLTQNGEPGATAAQELVDAFMAANEDVVVTLETQPGGAEGDNLMKTKLATGEMADVFHYNSGSLLQALNPDQNLVDLSDQEWAGSLVEDMRTVVSTDTGMYGAPWGTTQAGAVMYNRVIYEELGLEVPTDWAGFVANNEAILAAGTAAPIIQTYGDTWTSQLFVLGDFANVTAQDADWAAEYTAHNRFYTEQPALQAFVNQQESFEAGFFNEDYASALFDDGVRMLATGEGAHYPILTSAIGAVRQNYPDNVEDVGVFALPAQDAADTRLTVWLPNAMYIPNTTEGDELEAAQRFIAFALSEEGCRIQTDTLGPSGPFATDACTLPDDAPPTLTDVQTYFDADQTGPALEFLSPIKGPSLEQITVEVGSGIRPAADGAALYDVDVEKQAQQLGLEGW; this is translated from the coding sequence ATGAGCATGCGTCAAGGTGCCCGCAAGGGCTCGGTCGTCCTCGGGGCGGCTGCACTGGTGGCGGCGATGGCCGCCTGCAGTTCCGGGGGTGGTTCCGGCGGTGACCAGGTCGAGATCACGTTCCTCACCCAGAACGGCGAACCCGGCGCCACCGCGGCGCAGGAACTGGTCGATGCCTTCATGGCCGCGAACGAGGATGTGGTCGTGACGCTCGAGACCCAGCCCGGCGGAGCCGAGGGTGACAACCTGATGAAGACCAAGCTCGCGACCGGTGAGATGGCGGACGTCTTCCACTACAACTCCGGTTCCCTGCTCCAGGCGCTGAACCCGGACCAGAACCTCGTGGACCTCTCCGACCAGGAGTGGGCCGGCTCCCTTGTAGAGGACATGCGCACCGTCGTCTCCACCGACACCGGCATGTACGGAGCACCCTGGGGCACCACCCAGGCGGGCGCGGTGATGTACAACCGGGTCATCTACGAGGAGTTGGGCCTCGAGGTGCCCACCGACTGGGCCGGATTCGTGGCGAACAACGAGGCGATCCTCGCGGCGGGCACGGCGGCCCCGATCATCCAGACCTACGGTGACACCTGGACCAGCCAGTTGTTCGTGCTCGGCGACTTCGCGAACGTCACGGCGCAGGACGCGGACTGGGCGGCGGAGTACACCGCGCACAACCGGTTCTACACCGAACAGCCGGCGTTGCAGGCCTTCGTGAACCAGCAGGAGTCCTTCGAGGCGGGCTTCTTCAACGAGGACTATGCGTCCGCGCTCTTCGACGACGGCGTCCGGATGCTCGCGACCGGCGAGGGTGCGCACTACCCGATCCTGACGTCGGCCATCGGAGCCGTGCGGCAGAACTACCCGGACAACGTCGAGGACGTCGGTGTCTTCGCTCTGCCGGCGCAGGATGCCGCCGACACCCGGCTGACGGTGTGGCTGCCCAACGCCATGTACATCCCGAACACCACCGAGGGCGATGAGCTCGAGGCGGCGCAGCGCTTCATCGCGTTCGCACTGTCCGAGGAGGGCTGCCGGATCCAGACCGACACGCTCGGGCCGAGCGGCCCGTTCGCCACGGATGCGTGCACCCTGCCCGACGATGCGCCGCCCACCCTGACCGACGTGCAGACCTACTTCGACGCGGACCAGACCGGGCCGGCGCTGGAGTTCCTCTCCCCGATCAAGGGGCCGAGCCTGGAGCAGATCACGGTCGAGGTGGGCTCGGGCATCCGTCCCGCCGCGGACGGCGCCGCGCTCTATGACGTGGATGTCGAGAAGCAGGCGCAGCAGCTCGGGCTCGAGGGATGGTGA
- a CDS encoding carbohydrate ABC transporter permease produces the protein MTTLVASRPSADDALKPPKRRQIKSSYPTWFYIPAGVFYLVLFAVPTFASFYFSLTRWTLFDTEFIGLDNFIQFFSEPMLVRGFTNTFIFGFLTSGAKVVLGLLLGVFLTSQIAARGYLRSVVFFPVLVSTIGVGITFKVLMDPFDGLINSALALFGITGPGWLTDPSLALLSIALVDIWRGVGIATLIYIAGIAAIPPEYYEAARVDGANGWQRFWRITVPLVRPATTTVVLLSLIGGLRAFDLIWAMTRGGPGFTSDVIGSVIYKQYQAGFYGLSTAGNVVLFLVVTAIIVPISLWFNKREVER, from the coding sequence ATGACGACCCTGGTCGCGAGCCGTCCCAGCGCCGATGACGCCCTGAAGCCACCCAAACGTCGCCAGATTAAGAGTTCCTACCCCACCTGGTTCTACATCCCGGCGGGGGTGTTCTACCTCGTCCTGTTCGCGGTCCCCACCTTCGCCTCGTTCTACTTCAGCCTGACCCGCTGGACACTGTTCGACACCGAGTTCATCGGTCTGGACAACTTCATCCAGTTCTTCAGTGAGCCGATGCTGGTGCGGGGGTTCACGAACACCTTCATCTTCGGGTTCCTGACCTCGGGGGCGAAGGTGGTGCTCGGGCTGCTGCTCGGGGTGTTCCTCACCTCTCAGATCGCGGCCCGTGGGTATCTGCGCTCGGTGGTCTTCTTCCCGGTGCTGGTCTCGACGATCGGGGTCGGGATCACCTTCAAGGTGCTGATGGACCCGTTCGACGGGCTGATCAACTCCGCGCTCGCCCTGTTCGGAATCACAGGGCCGGGCTGGCTCACCGACCCCTCCCTGGCGCTGCTGTCCATTGCCCTGGTGGACATCTGGAGGGGAGTGGGCATCGCGACCCTGATCTACATCGCCGGTATCGCGGCCATCCCACCGGAGTACTACGAGGCCGCGCGGGTCGATGGTGCGAACGGCTGGCAGCGGTTCTGGCGGATCACGGTGCCGCTGGTCCGGCCCGCGACCACCACCGTGGTGCTGCTCTCCCTGATCGGCGGGTTGCGCGCGTTCGACCTGATCTGGGCGATGACCCGCGGCGGTCCGGGCTTCACCAGCGACGTGATCGGCTCGGTCATCTACAAGCAGTACCAGGCAGGCTTCTACGGGCTCTCGACCGCCGGCAACGTGGTCCTGTTCCTCGTGGTGACGGCGATCATCGTGCCGATCTCGCTGTGGTTCAACAAGAGGGAGGTGGAGCGATGA
- a CDS encoding carbohydrate ABC transporter permease encodes MKTKALRRNLTGAIAVLVSIVVFLVPFAFIILTAAKSAPQASLLDLSLPTEWLLWQNLVDVMQTRDYMLVRAFVNSTVLTVTSVVLMVVMAAMVGYVLQRRSSRWNPLVNFLVLAGLIVPPAVVPTIWVLQTIGLFKTMPGMIFIEATFGLSFCILLFRAFVSTIPKELDEAAIIDGAGPLRLFFQVVLPLLKPVVVTVVVVQAVAVFNDFTGPLYFLPGSDNATVQLTLYNFQSQTLNQWNLLFMNIFLITIPPLVMYIVFNRQIVAGMTSGAVKG; translated from the coding sequence ATGAAGACCAAGGCGCTCCGCCGCAATCTGACCGGGGCCATCGCGGTGCTCGTCTCGATCGTGGTGTTCCTGGTCCCGTTCGCGTTCATCATCCTGACCGCCGCGAAGTCCGCACCGCAGGCGTCCCTGCTGGACCTCTCACTGCCCACGGAGTGGCTGCTCTGGCAGAACCTCGTCGACGTGATGCAGACCCGCGACTACATGCTGGTGCGGGCGTTCGTGAACAGCACCGTGCTCACCGTGACCTCGGTGGTCCTCATGGTGGTCATGGCTGCGATGGTGGGCTACGTGCTGCAGCGGCGCTCCTCGCGATGGAACCCGCTGGTCAACTTCCTCGTGCTGGCCGGTCTGATCGTGCCGCCCGCCGTGGTGCCGACCATCTGGGTGCTGCAGACCATCGGGCTGTTCAAGACGATGCCCGGGATGATCTTCATCGAGGCCACGTTCGGACTCTCGTTCTGCATCCTGCTGTTCCGCGCGTTCGTCTCGACGATTCCGAAGGAGCTGGACGAGGCCGCGATCATCGACGGCGCCGGGCCGCTGCGCCTGTTCTTCCAGGTGGTGCTGCCGCTGCTCAAGCCCGTGGTGGTCACCGTCGTCGTGGTGCAGGCCGTGGCCGTCTTCAACGACTTCACCGGGCCGCTGTACTTCCTGCCGGGCAGCGACAACGCCACCGTGCAACTCACCCTGTACAACTTCCAGAGCCAGACCCTGAACCAGTGGAACCTGCTGTTCATGAACATCTTCCTGATCACGATCCCGCCGCTGGTGATGTACATCGTCTTCAACCGGCAGATCGTGGCCGGGATGACGTCCGGCGCGGTCAAGGGCTGA